Proteins from one Alphaproteobacteria bacterium genomic window:
- a CDS encoding response regulator: protein MLKDKQILIIDDTPSIRTFLRISLQTQRAVLYEAGSFKTGVETFNQIHPDLVVLDLGLPDKDGLEILPIVKNNEKKPIVIVLTVRKEPHIKAKAYQLGADAYITKPFIMDDLMEVIHEKLKLSPNNMAV, encoded by the coding sequence TTAATAATAGATGATACCCCATCAATACGTACTTTTTTACGTATTTCCTTGCAAACTCAACGGGCGGTTTTGTATGAAGCAGGTTCATTTAAAACAGGTGTTGAAACTTTTAATCAAATTCACCCAGATTTGGTTGTGTTGGATTTAGGACTGCCCGATAAAGATGGGTTGGAAATTTTACCTATTGTCAAAAATAATGAGAAAAAACCAATCGTTATCGTTTTAACTGTTCGTAAAGAACCCCATATTAAAGCAAAAGCTTATCAGTTAGGGGCTGACGCCTATATAACCAAGCCTTTTATAATGGATGATCTTATGGAAGTGATCCATGAAAAGTTAAAACTATCTCCTAATAATATGGCTGTTTAA
- a CDS encoding NirD/YgiW/YdeI family stress tolerance protein: protein MKLINKMCLLTSVAMLSTIPAYASVSDIKTLADKSQIEVTGTVETIQNEREFTLRDETGSIDVDIESNQSVILQEGAKVTVKGSVDRGIMGTDINATSVTVQSSTSNNSTSPNAMTTTSASGEEAKTYTIQNLPNTGFVKLNGTVNSVKNQKEFTLKDATGKIDIVIESNQSAALTPNTEVTVVGYIDKGLLSKSIKATQVNVKNSPQ, encoded by the coding sequence ATGAAGTTAATCAATAAGATGTGTCTATTAACAAGTGTTGCTATGCTGTCAACCATACCAGCCTATGCAAGTGTTAGTGATATTAAAACATTAGCTGACAAAAGTCAGATAGAAGTAACGGGTACAGTTGAAACAATTCAAAATGAACGTGAATTTACGCTTCGTGATGAAACTGGCAGTATTGATGTAGATATCGAATCCAATCAATCCGTTATTTTGCAGGAAGGTGCAAAAGTAACTGTTAAAGGGTCAGTTGACCGTGGAATTATGGGTACTGATATTAATGCAACATCGGTTACAGTTCAGTCATCAACATCAAATAATAGCACATCACCAAACGCAATGACGACAACCAGCGCATCTGGTGAAGAAGCAAAAACTTATACAATTCAAAATTTACCTAATACGGGTTTTGTTAAATTAAATGGAACTGTTAATAGCGTGAAGAACCAAAAAGAGTTCACCTTAAAAGATGCAACGGGTAAAATTGATATTGTTATTGAATCTAATCAATCTGCTGCATTAACGCCAAACACAGAAGTAACCGTGGTAGGATATATTGATAAAGGGTTACTTAGTAAAAGCATTAAAGCAACCCAAGTCAATGTTAAAAATAGTCCTCAATAA
- a CDS encoding DUF1328 domain-containing protein, whose protein sequence is MLSWAITFFLLAIVAGLLGFFGLAGTFAAIAKFLAILFVILFVVSLIYGMLTGKPVDPPV, encoded by the coding sequence ATGCTAAGTTGGGCTATCACATTTTTTCTTTTGGCCATAGTAGCAGGTTTGTTAGGATTTTTTGGCTTAGCTGGCACTTTTGCAGCTATTGCGAAATTTCTGGCTATTTTATTCGTCATATTATTTGTTGTAAGTTTAATTTATGGCATGCTAACAGGAAAACCTGTTGATCCACCTGTGTAG